CATCAACTGGCCGCCGATGGCTTCATGGGGTTGGACGCCTTTACCCATCGGCCCTTCGACCTGGTCATCAGCGATTGCAGGATGCCCCTCATGGACGGCTACAGCATGGCCCGCGCCATTCGCCGGCACGAGCGCAAAAACGGGTTGAAGCGAGTGCCGATCATTGCCTTGACCGCCAACCTGCAAAACGACAGTCCCCAACGTTGTCGCCAGGCCGGCATGGACGCCTGGCTGGTCAAGCCACTGACCCTTGAACAACTGCACGCCGTGCTGGTGCGCTGGTTGCCGGGCGATGACGACCCGTGCGTTGTAAAAGAAGCCGCCGTGCCGATTGTGAATTGGCCAACCCGTGCCTCGCTTGTCGCCACGTTCGGCAGCGACCTTATTGTCGACCAATTGCTGGAAAGCCTGCTGGTGGAGGCTTGGGAAGACCTGCGTGTGTTACGTCATGCGCGTGCGACGTTGAACGCATCACTGACCGCCGAGCATCTGCATCGGTTGATTGGCAGTCTGGTGTTTCTGGGAGGCACGGGCCTTGAAACCAGCGCCGTGAGTTTGATCAAACAGGTCCAGTGTGATGGCGTTGCTGCGCACAGAGCGCAGTTGGAAGGGTTCGAGGCACAGCTGTGCACCTATCTCCATTACCTGTCCGACGTTTGAAGAATGCTGTTGCAGAGCGCTTTATCTATACGCCGATCTAGTTTTGCCTGTAGGTGTTTTCCTTTTGTTTTGTAGTCCAAAAAGGAGCCGCTACTGAACATTGGGCCCGGCCGCAAGCGGCTCTTTGTTAGCAGTTGTTGATGATCGCAGGCAGAGGTATTTTGCGCGGATTCAAGTTGCCATCATTCGTGGGTACCTATGCTTCGAGTAATTATTGCTGACGATCACCCCATTGTCCGAGTCGGGCAAAAAGTCGTGATCGAGGCGAATGGCAAATGCAAGGTGGTCGGTGAAGCCGACGGCCCCGATCAGCTGCTAGGGGTGCTGAGTCATACGCCATGCGACATGCTGGTCACAGACTTCGCCATGCCCGGCGGCCAACAGGCCGATGGTTATTGCCTGTTGGGCCTGCTGCACCGCCAGTATCCGCAGTTGCCGGTGATTCTGGTGACGATGTTCGCCAACGTCGCCACCCTGCGCGCCGCCTTTGCCCATGGCGCCAGGGCGGTGGTTGCCAAAAGCGCCTCGGCCAAGGAGTTGCCCCTGGCGATCAAGGCGGTACAGGCCGGGCAGACCTTCGCCAGCGAATGCTTGCGGGTGCAACTGGTGGAGGCCGGCACGGGTGATCAGTCCCAGGAGCCCCAGTTGTCCGGCAAGGAGCGCGAGGTGGTGCGCATGTTGGCCAGCGGCATGACCGTCAGCCAGATCGCAGCCCAGGTCAACCGCAGCGTCTCCACGATCAGCAAGCAGAAGAGCACGGCCATGCAGCGCTTGAGTATTTCCACCGACGTTGACTTGTTCGCCTACGCCCGCAGTACCGGCATAGCGCCGTAGCCCGCCCATTTGCCTGGCGAATGACAGTAGCCATGGCGGCGTGGGCGGCTTATCGTGCGCCTACTCTTTCGACCCCTGCGGAGCCTGCCCATGAGTGATGCCCATAACGCCTTGATCAGCCGATTCTACAGCGCCTTCCAGCGTCTGGATGCCGAGGCCATGGTTGCCTGCTACAGCGATGACGTGGTGTTCAGCGACCCGGCCTTTGGCGAACTGCGAGGCGGTGATGCGGGGGATATGTGGCGCATGCTCACGACGCGGGCCAAGGATTTTTCCCTGACGTTCGACCAGGTACGCAGCGACGAACGCACCGGCAGCGCACACTGGGTGGCCACCTATTTGTTCAGCGCGACCGGCAATACCGTGGTCAATGATATTCAGGCGCGCTTTGTCTTTCGCGATGGCAGGATCTGCGAGCACCATGACCACTTCGACCTGTGGCGCTGGTCGCGCCAGGCGTTGGGCACCAAGGGCCTGCTGCTGGGCTGGACGCCGCTGGTGCGAAACGCTGTGCGCGCCCAGGCGAACAAAGGCCTGAAGGCATTCCAGGCCAGTCGTTGATAAACTGCGCGCCCCTTTGCCTTGCCGAATCTGTCCGTGAGCACACCTGAACCCAAGCCCTGGTACGTCTACCTGGTGCGCGCCGCCAATGGCGCGTTGTATTGCGGCATCAGCAACGACCCGGTGCGCCGGTTTGCCTCCCACCAGAGCGGCAAGGGCGCGCGGTTTTTTCTGTCCAGCCCGGCAGTGGCGCTGGTGTACACCGAGCAATGCGCGAGCAAGGGCGAGGCGTTGCGTCAGGAGCGCTTGATCAAGAAATTGAAGAAGAGCGCCAAGGAGTGCCTGGCAGCGGGTGGTTCATCACGCTGACTGATAGGTGCCCATCACACCGTCGAGGGTTGTTGCGCGGTAATCTGCGCACTCACTCGCCAAGCGGAAACCCGTATGTCTGAGCTCATCCTGCATCATTACCCCACCTCACCCTTTGCGGAAAAAGCGCGGCTGTTGTTGGGCTTCAAGGGGCTGTCCTGGCATTCCGTGCACATTTCGCCGGTGATGCCCAAGCCTGACCTGACGGCCTTGACCGGCGGTTACCGCAAGACTCCGGTGCTGCAGGTGGGGGCGGACATCTACTGTGACACCGCGCTGATCGCTCGCCGCCTGGAGCAGGAAAAGTCCTCGCCGGCCCTGTTTCCGCTGGGCCAGGAAATGATTACCCAGACCTTTGCCACCTGGGCCGACAGCGTGGTGTTCGCCCATGCCGTCAGCCTGGTGTTCCAGCCGGAATCGGTGGCGGTGCGCTTTGGCAAGCTGCCACCGGAGGCCATCAAAGCCTTCATCGCTGACCGCGCCGCGTTGTTCAGTGGCGGCACGGCCAGCAAGCTCCCGGCTGAGCTGGCCAAGCATCAGTGGCCCGCGATCATGACGCGGTTGGAGCAGCAGCTACAGGGTGAATCCGGCGACTTCCTGTTCGGCGCGCCGTCGATTGCCGACTTTGCCCTGGCCCACTCACTGTGGTTCCTCAAGGCCACGCCGGTTACCGCGCCGTTGGTGGATGCTTATCCGGCCGTGCTGGTTTGGCTGGAGCGTGTGTTGGGCTTCGGCCACGGCACCGCCAGCCAGATGACGGCAGATCAAGCCTTGAAGATCGCCCGCGAGGCGACCCCGGCACCGCTGCCGGATGATGGGTTCGAGGACCTGAACGGCTTCAAGGCGGGTCAGCACGTGACTATCGCGGCGGTCGACTATGGCGTCGACCCCGTGGCCGGTGAGTTGCTGTTTGCCGGGCGCGAAGAGTTGATCCTGCGCCGTACTGATGAGCGTGGCGGTACCGTGCATGTGCATTTCCCTCGCTGGGGTTTTCGCCTTCAGGCGCAATAGCTGAAAAATAATTGCCAGCTCAAGTGAGGTAAATCGCCCGCCCATCCGTGTAGTGCATGAAACTGCGATCAATTCGCATTAACAGCGTTTTCTACACGGGTTCTCACAGCATGAAGTCGACGGCGGGCGGTTGGGTCAAACAGTGGCTGGGAGCCTCGGTACTGATGGTGTCGGGGGTGGCCCTGCTGCCCCTGGCGGTTGCGCAGGCGCAGGAGCAACAAAGCGCCCAGTTCAATTTTGCCCTGGCGGCCAAGCCGCTGCCCCAGGCCCTGAGCGATTTCAGCCGGGTCACCGGCATCAGCGTGATCTATACCGATGAAGCGCCTTACGGCCTCAATGCCCCGGCAGTCAGCGGGCAAATGAGCCCGACCCAGGCCCTGCAACGCCTGCTGAGCCAATCCGGTTTCACCTTCCGCCAGATCGACGCCCGCACCCTGGCCCTGGAACCTGTGCCTACCGACGGCGCGGTCAATCTCGGCGCTACCACCATCAGCGGCGCCAACCTCACCCAGGACAGCACCAGCTACCAGCCGCCGCCGACCAGCTCGGTGATGCGTTCCCATGGCCTGCTGCTGGAAACCCCGCAGACCGTCAACGTAGTCCCGGCCCAAGCACTGCGCGACCAGCAACCGCGCAACCTGGATGACGCGCTGGGCAATATCAGCGGTATCACCCAGTCCAACACCCTCGGCAGCACCCAGGACGCGGTGATGTTGCGCGGTTTTGGCGACAACCGTAACGGCTCGATCATGAAGGACGGCATGCCGGTGGTGCAGGGGCGTGCCTTGAACGCGACGGCCGAGCGCGTCGAAGTGCTCAAGGGCCCGTCGTCGTTGCTGTATGGCATCCAGGACCCCGGTGGCGTGGTCAATATCGTCAGCAAAAAGCCCGAACTGCTGCAGTCCACTGCCCTGACCGCGCGCGGCTCGACCTTCGGCAGCGGCAAGAACGGCGGCGGCGGCAGCCTGGACACCACCGGCCCACTGGGTGGCAGCGGCCTGGCCTATCGCCTGATCGTCGACCATGAAGATGAAGACTACTGGCGCAACTACGGCACCCACCGCGAGACGTTGGTGGCGCCGTCGCTGGCATGGTACGGCGACACCACCCAAGTGGTATTGGCCTATGAGCACCGCGAATTTCTCTCGCCATTCGACCGTGGCACCGCCATCGATCCCAGGACCAACCATCCGCTGAACATCCCCGCCACCCGCCGTCTGGATGAGCCGTTCAACAACATGGAAGGCCGCTCCGATCTGTACCGCCTCAGCGTCGATCATGATCTCAACGACGATTGGAAAGCCCATTTTGGCTATAGCTGGAACCGCGAGACCTACGACGCCAGCCAGGTACGCGTGGTCAAGGTCAACACCAACGGCACCCTGACCCGCAGCATGGACGG
This genomic stretch from Pseudomonas orientalis harbors:
- a CDS encoding response regulator; this translates as MGSPGGSTAGANRTVKPPFVPPPHWQHLNVLVVEDHSAYRLLLGWLLQKLGLGHQLAADGFMGLDAFTHRPFDLVISDCRMPLMDGYSMARAIRRHERKNGLKRVPIIALTANLQNDSPQRCRQAGMDAWLVKPLTLEQLHAVLVRWLPGDDDPCVVKEAAVPIVNWPTRASLVATFGSDLIVDQLLESLLVEAWEDLRVLRHARATLNASLTAEHLHRLIGSLVFLGGTGLETSAVSLIKQVQCDGVAAHRAQLEGFEAQLCTYLHYLSDV
- a CDS encoding response regulator transcription factor; this encodes MLRVIIADDHPIVRVGQKVVIEANGKCKVVGEADGPDQLLGVLSHTPCDMLVTDFAMPGGQQADGYCLLGLLHRQYPQLPVILVTMFANVATLRAAFAHGARAVVAKSASAKELPLAIKAVQAGQTFASECLRVQLVEAGTGDQSQEPQLSGKEREVVRMLASGMTVSQIAAQVNRSVSTISKQKSTAMQRLSISTDVDLFAYARSTGIAP
- a CDS encoding nuclear transport factor 2 family protein, whose translation is MSDAHNALISRFYSAFQRLDAEAMVACYSDDVVFSDPAFGELRGGDAGDMWRMLTTRAKDFSLTFDQVRSDERTGSAHWVATYLFSATGNTVVNDIQARFVFRDGRICEHHDHFDLWRWSRQALGTKGLLLGWTPLVRNAVRAQANKGLKAFQASR
- a CDS encoding GIY-YIG nuclease family protein → MSTPEPKPWYVYLVRAANGALYCGISNDPVRRFASHQSGKGARFFLSSPAVALVYTEQCASKGEALRQERLIKKLKKSAKECLAAGGSSR
- a CDS encoding glutathione S-transferase family protein — translated: MSELILHHYPTSPFAEKARLLLGFKGLSWHSVHISPVMPKPDLTALTGGYRKTPVLQVGADIYCDTALIARRLEQEKSSPALFPLGQEMITQTFATWADSVVFAHAVSLVFQPESVAVRFGKLPPEAIKAFIADRAALFSGGTASKLPAELAKHQWPAIMTRLEQQLQGESGDFLFGAPSIADFALAHSLWFLKATPVTAPLVDAYPAVLVWLERVLGFGHGTASQMTADQALKIAREATPAPLPDDGFEDLNGFKAGQHVTIAAVDYGVDPVAGELLFAGREELILRRTDERGGTVHVHFPRWGFRLQAQ
- a CDS encoding TonB-dependent siderophore receptor, whose protein sequence is MKSTAGGWVKQWLGASVLMVSGVALLPLAVAQAQEQQSAQFNFALAAKPLPQALSDFSRVTGISVIYTDEAPYGLNAPAVSGQMSPTQALQRLLSQSGFTFRQIDARTLALEPVPTDGAVNLGATTISGANLTQDSTSYQPPPTSSVMRSHGLLLETPQTVNVVPAQALRDQQPRNLDDALGNISGITQSNTLGSTQDAVMLRGFGDNRNGSIMKDGMPVVQGRALNATAERVEVLKGPSSLLYGIQDPGGVVNIVSKKPELLQSTALTARGSTFGSGKNGGGGSLDTTGPLGGSGLAYRLIVDHEDEDYWRNYGTHRETLVAPSLAWYGDTTQVVLAYEHREFLSPFDRGTAIDPRTNHPLNIPATRRLDEPFNNMEGRSDLYRLSVDHDLNDDWKAHFGYSWNRETYDASQVRVVKVNTNGTLTRSMDGTQGALTTDRFATASLEGKVNVAGMQHDLVFGLDDEYRKIYRADLIRQTPRGVFNYNDPVYGNEVAGSKVSAPDSNQTDLLRSDSLFFQDAIHLNDQWILVGGARYQMYDQYAGKGVPFTANTDGNGQKWVPRAGLVYRYTDELSFYGSYTESFKPNSTIAPLANKTVLDGSLDPEESKAWELGTKFDLPGRITASAALFTIDKRNVLVQVGDGLTSVYSVAGKVRSRGLEVDASGQLTDQWSLIGSYAYTDAEVTEDPSLKGNRLQNVAKNTGSLSAVYDFGSILGGDQLRVGAGARYVGERAGDAANSFELPSYTVADVFASYDTRLDGQKVKFQLNVKNLFDRTYYTSSVNTQFVSIGDARQVSVSSTLTF